The genome window CCGGCGAGGTCGCGCAGCACGGCCTTCGGGCCGAGATTGTCGCGGATGTAGCTCTCCACCACCGGGCGGGCGACCTCCCACATGTTCATGTTGGGGTCGAGCGACCGGCCCACCCCCTCGACCACCACCATCGTGCGCTGGAGCAGGATGAGCTGGGTCTGGGTTTCCATGCCGAAGCGCTCGGTGACGTCGAAGAGATGCGCGAGCAGCCGGCCCATGGAGATGCGCGAGGAATCCTGCCCGAAGATCGGCTCGCCGATGGAGCGCAGCGCCTGGGCGAACTCGGAGACGTCGCGGTCCGCCGGCACGTAGCCGGCCTCGAAATGCACCTCCGCCACCCGGCGGTAATCCTTCTTCAGGAAGCCCATCAGGATCTCGGCATAAACCCGGCGGGTGTAGGCGTCGATCCGGCCCATGATGCCGAAATCGAGGGCGATGATCTCCCCCCCGGGGCCGACCTTCAGGTTGCCCTGATGCATGTCGCCGTGGAAGAACCCGTCGCGCAGCGCATGGTGCAGGAAGGTCTGCACCACGGAGGCGGCGAGCCCCTTCATGTCCTGCCCCTCGGCGGTGAGGGCCGGCACGTCGCCCATGGCGGTGCCGCTCACCCACTCGGTGGTGAGCACGCGGCGGGCGGAAAGCGGCCAGATCACCTCCGGCACCCGGAAGCCGGGGTCCTCGGCGGTGTTGGCGCGGAACTCGCCGGCGGCGGAGGCCTCCATGCGCAGGTCCAGCTCGCCGCGCACCACGGAGGAGAAATGCTCGATCACCGCCGTGGGCCGCAGCCGGCGCGAGGAGGGCGAGAGCAGCTCGACCATCCGCGCCGCGAAGAAGAAGGCATCCACATCGCGGCGGAAGGCGCGCTCGATGCCCGGGCGCAGGATCTTCACCGCCACGGCCCGGCCGTCGTCGCGCATCACCGCGCGGTGCACCTGGGCGATGGAGGCGGCGGCGATGGGCGGGGAGAACTCGGAGAACAGCTCCTCCACCGGGGCGCCCAGCTCGCGCAGAACCTCGGCCCGGGCCTCGGCCTCGTCGAAGGGGGGGAGCTTGTCCTGCAACACCCGCAGGTCCTGCGCCATCACCGGCCCGACCACGTCCGGCCGGGTGGAGAGCACCTGGCCGAACTTGATGTAGGCGGGCCCCAGGGCGGAGAGCGCGCGCACCACCGGCGGCAGGCTCTCGTCGCCCTTCAGGCCCAGCCAGGCGAAGGGCCGGCCGATCACCCGGGCGGCGACGCGCAGCGCCGGCGGAACGTCCAGCGTCTCGAGCGCCTCGCGCATCGCCCCGGTGCGCTCGAAGGTCGCCCCGGTCCGGATGAGCCGCCAGAGGCTCGAGACTGCCGTCACAGTTTCCACCCCGAATGCAGCGCGGCGATGCCCATGGAGAGGTTGCGGTAGCGCACCTGGCCGAAGCCCGCCTCGCGGATCAGCGTGGCGAAGCTCTCCTGGTCGGGAAAGCGGCGGATCGATTCGACGAGGTACTGGTAGCTGTCGCGGTCCCCGGTGATGGCCTGGCCCATGGCCGGGATGGCGTTGAAGGAGTAACGGTCATAGAGCCACTGCAGCCCGCTCACCGGGATCTGGCTGAACTCCAGGCACAGGAAGCGCCCGCCGGGGCGCAGCACGCGGTAGGCCTCCGACAGTGCGTCGGCGATGCGGGTGACGTTGCGGATGCCGAAGGAGATCGTGTAGGCGTCGAAGCTCGCATCCGGGAAGGGCAGTGCCATCGCGTCGCCGCACACCCAGTCAAGCTGCCCGGCCCGGCGGGTGGCCTCGGCGCGGCGACGGCCCTCCTCCAGCATGGCGGCGGTCATGTCGCAGATCACCGCCGAGCCGCCCTTGCGGTCCAGGAAGCGGAAGGCGATGTCGCCGGTGCCGCCGGCTACGTCGAGCAGGCGCATGTCCGGGCGCGGCGCCAGCCAGTCCATCATCGCGTCCTTCCAGATGCGGTGAATGCCCAGTGACATCGCGTCGTTCATCACGTCGTACCGGGAGGCGACGGAGGTGAAGACACCATGCACCCGCCCGGCCTTCTCGGCTTCGGGGAC of Paroceanicella profunda contains these proteins:
- the ubiB gene encoding 2-polyprenylphenol 6-hydroxylase, which gives rise to MTAVSSLWRLIRTGATFERTGAMREALETLDVPPALRVAARVIGRPFAWLGLKGDESLPPVVRALSALGPAYIKFGQVLSTRPDVVGPVMAQDLRVLQDKLPPFDEAEARAEVLRELGAPVEELFSEFSPPIAAASIAQVHRAVMRDDGRAVAVKILRPGIERAFRRDVDAFFFAARMVELLSPSSRRLRPTAVIEHFSSVVRGELDLRMEASAAGEFRANTAEDPGFRVPEVIWPLSARRVLTTEWVSGTAMGDVPALTAEGQDMKGLAASVVQTFLHHALRDGFFHGDMHQGNLKVGPGGEIIALDFGIMGRIDAYTRRVYAEILMGFLKKDYRRVAEVHFEAGYVPADRDVSEFAQALRSIGEPIFGQDSSRISMGRLLAHLFDVTERFGMETQTQLILLQRTMVVVEGVGRSLDPNMNMWEVARPVVESYIRDNLGPKAVLRDLAGTARILSRFGPLLPQMAEELLIRTNRDMRPVEAKPLVPVWIWTVGGVVVGAVAGAAVAAAF
- the ubiE gene encoding bifunctional demethylmenaquinone methyltransferase/2-methoxy-6-polyprenyl-1,4-benzoquinol methylase UbiE codes for the protein MNERSENTTHFGFQTVPEAEKAGRVHGVFTSVASRYDVMNDAMSLGIHRIWKDAMMDWLAPRPDMRLLDVAGGTGDIAFRFLDRKGGSAVICDMTAAMLEEGRRRAEATRRAGQLDWVCGDAMALPFPDASFDAYTISFGIRNVTRIADALSEAYRVLRPGGRFLCLEFSQIPVSGLQWLYDRYSFNAIPAMGQAITGDRDSYQYLVESIRRFPDQESFATLIREAGFGQVRYRNLSMGIAALHSGWKL